GGGTCGTGGCCAGGACGAGGCTCCTTCTCTCCAGCAGCTCCTCGAGAATGGAGATGCCCAGGGCGGCCCCCTCCTGGGGATCCGTCCCTGCCCCGAGCTCGTCGAGGAGGACGAGGGAGGTCTCCTCGGCCTCTCCGAGGATGGAGATGATATTGCGCATGTGGGCGCTGAAAGTGGAAAGATTCTGCTCGATGCTCTGCTCGTCGCCGATGTCGATCAGGATCGCCCCGATCTCGCCGACGACGGTTCCTTCGGCCGCCGGAACGGGCAGGCCGTACCAGGCCAGGGAGAGCGCGACGCCGACGGTCTTGAGGGCCACCGTTTTGCCTCCCGTATTGGGGCCGGTGACGACGAGCTGACGGAATCGGCGGCCACACTGAATGTCGATGGCCACGGCTTTCTCCCCCAGAAGGGGATGGACGACCTTTCTGAGGTCGAAGAGGGCCTTGTCCGTCACTTCCGGCAAGGTCCATCTGCGACGATCCATCATCTCCCCCGCCCCATAGGCCAGATCACACCAGGCCAGAGCCGCCTCGGCATCGGCAAGAGCCCCTTCGCGACGAAGCATGGCCTCCGTGATCTCCCGGAAAAGGCGATGCTCCTCCTCCCGCTCCTCCTGCAGCAAAAGGGCGAGAGAGTTGTTGAGGGGGACAAGACCGTTGGGCTCCATGTAGAGCGTATTGCCCGAGACGGAACGGTCGACGACGATGCCGGGGAAGACGCCGACGTGTTCCTGCTTGACGAGAACGACAAAGCGACCGTTCCGCAAAGAGAGAAGACGGTCCTGAAGCATGGACTGTATCGAGGGGTCGTTCAGCAGTTTCTGCCCGTCCCGCCGGAGGCGATTGCGGACCTGCTCCAGCGATTTGCGGATTTTCGACAATTTGGGCGAGGCGCTGTCGTAGAGTTTCCCGTCGTCGGCTATGACGGAAAGGGCCTTCAGCTCCTCGTCGAACTCGCGGATTTTCCGGGAAAAACGCCAGAGAAAGGGGAAGTCCTCCTTCTCCTCGGAAAGGCGCAGGCGAATTCGCGAGGCCACGGAAAGAAGCGTCCGGATGCGAAGAAGCTCCTCGCCGGTGAGATGGGAGGAGGTCTTGGCCTCGACGAGGAGTTCCGTCACGGTGCGTAGATCGTCGGACCAGGGCAGTTCGCCGAAACGGTCGCGGAACCGCAGATAATCCCGAAAGAGCTCGTGGCGGGCCCGAAGGCGGCTTCCCTCGGAGGCGGGCTCCAGACGCAGAAGGGCGAGAAGGCCGAGATCGCTTCTACAGCGGGAGGCAAAGAGATCGAGGATTTTGTCCAGTTCCAGAAGGGAACGGGCCGAATCAGAAAGTCGCATCGGGCGAGGCGGGAGCGGCAGGCACCGGAATCGAATCGAAGGCGAGCCCGTTCTCGTGCAGATAGGGGATCAGCCGCGGCCAGATCTGGGCGGCAAAGGAGAGGGAACGGCTCCCCTCGCTCCACTGAGGGGGAACGAGAGGACCGGCCATCAGGAGTCCCCCGTAGACGACGAGCAGGATGGCGATCCCCTTCAGAGCGCCCGCACCGAGCCCGAGAAGGCGGTCGAGAAGAGAAAGGTGCGTCGCCTTCAAGAAGGCCCCCACGAGACGGCAGAGCAGGGCCGCCGCCAGATTGACGGCGACGAAGACGGCGACGAGCCCCACGCCGTAGGCGACGTTCTCCGTGATATCGAAATGACTGCGCACGAAGCCCGCCACGACGTCGGCGCGGGCAAAGGCCAGGTAGAGCCCCCCCAAGGTTCCGGCAAGGGAAAGGACCTCGCCGGAAAGACCTCGGAAAAGGCCGCGGAGAGCGAGAGAAACCGTTATGAAAAGAAAGGTCATATCGATGACGGCGCCGAAACTCAACGGGACTCCTCCTTGAGAAGCGCCTCCAGGCGATGGCGAATTCTCTCCAGCTGCCAACCGTAACGCAAAAGGGCCAGCAAAAGCCGCTCCTCCTGCCCGACGGAGGGACCGCCCGACTCCTCGATGACGACGTTCAGAGGGACGAGAAGGCGATCCAGCTCGTCATCGGTCAGAGGCGTTCGGATCGGGTAGGTCTTTTTGCCGACGCGCAGCCGGACTCGGCGCATTTCGGCGCCGGGCAATTCCGTCACCGCGAGGCGGCCGCCGCTCCGCCTGTGGCCAGGGGACGTTCCGCCCCATAGAGCTTGTCAAGCTTTTGCGCAAGGGAGCTGAGACGCTGCTCCATCTGGTCTTTCTCTTTCTGAAGGGACATGCGCTCGCGCTCGGCCTGCTCGATGAGGCGCTGATTTTCCTTGCGGACGCGGATCAGCTCAAGATCCTTTTCCTGGAGCGCGCGCCGGGCCTCCTGAAGCTGTTCCCCTATCTGGACCTTCTCGGCCTCGAGATTCTGGACCTTTTCCGTCACCTTATCAAGGATTTTCTCGAACTGTTCCAGACGCTCCAGCATGAAATGACCTCCTTTGTCGGAGAGCTAGCGGAGACGATAGCCGGCCGCTTCGAGGGACTCCCGAAGCGCTCGGTGGTCCCCCTCGATCTCGGAATCGACGAGAGTCCGCTCGGGGTGACGGTAGACCAGGCTGAAGGCCAGGCTCCGCATCCCCTCGGGCAGGGAAGGCCCCTCGTAGACATCGAAAAGCTCTACCCCTTCGAGCATAGCACCGCCGTGACTTCTGATGAAGTCCCCAAGGAAGGCGGCCGTCACCGATCGGGGAGCCAACAGGGAAATATCGCGCAAAAGAGCGGGGAAAGGGGTCTCGGAGGCGAAGCGGGGCCTCTTGTCGCCGACGAGGGATTGAAGGTCGAACTCGAAGGCGTAAAGGGGAGCGCCGAGGTCGAGTTCCTTTTCGAGCAGGGGCTTGAGTCGCGTCAGATAGCCCACGGGACGGCCATCGACGCGAAGCGTCGCCGTCTGTCCGGCGTGGCCGAAGGGAAGCCTATCGGGGCAAAAGGAGGGAACGACGCGGCAGGCCGCCAGAAGGGCCGTCACGTCGGCCTTGACGGAGAAGAAGTCCTCGGCTCCCCTCGCCCCGTAAAGGGCCTTGCCCTGCCGGCCTCCGTAGAGAACGGCGCCGAAACGCCGCCTCTCGTCACATCCCGTCCGGCCCTCCGCGGGAACAAAAATATCGCCGATTTCGAAAAGGCGCAACTCCCCGCGCCAGCCCTTGCGAAGATTCCCCGACAGAGCCTCGAGGAAGGAGGGCAGCAGCAGGGGACGCAGAACGGACTGTTCCCGGCTCAGGGGATTGGTCAGCTCCAGAAGCTCCTCGTGTCGCCCGAGTCCCAGCCTTCCGACGGACTCGGGCGACACGAAACTGTACTGGACGCTCTCCATGTAGCCCCGCGCCATGGCCGTCTCCCGCAGCTTTCGCCAGAGCAGAAAGGCCTCGCCGACAGTCCCCGTGTCCCGGGGCCGGCCGGGCAGCCTCGCCGGGATGACGGCGTCCGTATAGCCCCGAACGCGGGCCACCTCTTCGATGAGATCTTCCTCGATGTTGACGTCAGGCCTATAGCTGGGAACGTAAAAGGTCGTGCCCTTTTCCCCTCTCCGTTCGGCATCGAAACCCAGACGGGAAAGGATTCTCTCGGCCTCTTTCATGTCGTCCCAGAGGAGATAGCGCCTCATCTTGTCCCGGGTGAGCTCGACTTCTCCGATGGCTTCCGTCCGACGGCGCCGGAGGTGAATCGAGGGCTGAGGACGACCGGCGTTCCAGCGGGAGATCAGCGAGAGGGCATAGCCGAGAGCCACAAGACTCCTGGCGGGATCGACGACGCGGGCGAAGCGATAGGCCGCCTCCGAGTTCAGGCCGAGGCGCCGCGAAGTCCGGCTGACCCGGATGGGATCGAACCAGGCCGTCTCCATGAGGACCCGTCTCGTCCCCTCGAAAATCTCGCTGTTCTCCCCTCCCATGACGCCGGCCAGGGCGACGGGGCGACCTCCGCTGGTGATAAGAAGATCCTGGCCGTCGAGAGAGCGGTCCTTGCCATCGAGAGTTCTCATCGTCTCGCCGGGCCGGGCGGACCTGACGGTGATCTCCGGCGAAGGGAGCCTGTCGAAGTCGAAGGCGTGAAGAGGCTGCCCCAGGAAGAACATGGTCAGGTTCGTGGCGTCGACGACATTGCTGACGGGACGCTGGCCCAGAAGGGCCAGCCGGATCCGGGCGTCCAGGGGAGAGGGGGCGATCGCCACATCGTCGACGAAACCCAGACCGTAGAGCGTGCATCCCTCTCCCTCGAGGGTAATGCCGCCGAAATCGACGGGCCAGTGGGCGCCGTCCTGAGGCAGGTCGATTTCGAATTCCCTGAGCTGACTTCCCTCGACGAGGGCGTGAACCTCGCGGGCCACGCCCAGCAGCGAGAGGAGATCTCCCCTGTTGGGCGTGATCGACAATTCGAGGATCTCGTCGTCCAGCCCCAAAGAGGAGACCGCGTCGGCTCCGATGACGTATTCCCCGGGCAGACGCAGGATGCCCGGTTCCGTCTCGACGGCGGCGACTCCCAATTCGGAGGCCGACAGGGCCATCCCCTGGCTGAGAAGGCCGGAGAACTCGCGAGTCCCCATGACGGTCCCGTCGGCCAACGTGGCTCCTGGAGGGGCGTAACAGACGAGATCGCCGACGGAGAGATTGCGCGCCGCCGTGACGCAGAGGGCCTCTCCCGCACCCCTGTCGAGACGGGCCAGAAGGAGATTGGCCGACGAGGGATGGGGATCGAGAGCCACCACGCGGGCGATCACGACGCCCTTGAGTTTCCCGCAGGGACGGACAAGCGACTCCACTTCGGTTCCCGTGAAGGTGAGACGCTCGGAGAGAAGCTCGGCGTCGATGGGGATGTCGATCAATTCCCGAAGCCAACGAAGCGAAAGAAGCATCAGAGAACACCTCCAGAGGCGAGAAAGGCGGCGTCTCCCTGGAAGAGAACGCGCAGATCGTCGAGGCCGTACTTGAGCATGGCGATTCGATCGAGCCCCATCCCCCAGGCGAAGCCGTTGTACTTTTCCGGGTCGATGCGGCCGCTGCGAAGGACGTTGGGATGGACCATGCCCAGCCCCATCACTTCGAGCCAGCCCGTCCCCTTGCAGATGCGGCAGCGGGGGTTGGCGCCCGAACAGGCGACACACTCCACGTCCATCTCCATAGAGGGCTCGGTGAAAGGGAAGAAGCTGGAGCGGTAACGGGCCCTGAGGGGACGGCCGAAGACGCGGTTGATGAAGACCTCGAGACAGCCCTTGATGTCGGCCACGGAGACGTCTTCCTCGACGAGAAGTCCCTCCAGCTGATGGAACATGGGAGAGTGGGTGGGATCGCTGTCGCGGCGGTAGACCCGTCCGGGACAGACGACGCGGAGCGGCGCCCCCTGACTCAGCATGGAGCGAACCTGCACGGGCGACGTGTGGGTTCTCAGGAGAAGCCCCTCCTGCCGGAGATAGAAGGTATCCTGCATGTCCCGAGCCGGATGATGGGGCGGAATATTGAGGGCCTCGAAGTTGTGGAAATCGTCCTCCACCTCGGGCCCCGAGGCGACGGAAAAGCCCAGACCGACGAAAATGTCGACGACATCGTGGAGCACCTGGACGACGGGATGAAAGGCACCGTAGGGCCGTCCGCACCCCGGCTGGGTCACGTCGACGCCGTGCCGTCGCTCTTCGTCTTCTGCCTCGACTCCTCTGCGGGCCGCAAGGGCCTCGTCGAGAGCCGTCTCGATCTCGACGCGAAGGACGTTCCAGGCCGCTCCCGCCGAAGGGCGCTCCTCGGAAGGAAGGCGCCCCAGCGACTTGAGGGCCGCCGTAAGCTCCCCCTTCTTGCCGAGGAAACGGACGCGCAGCGCCTCGAGGCGCTCGCTTCCCTCCGCCTCCGCCAGGGCCCCCTGAAAGGCCATCCTCATTGCGTCCACCTGTCTGTGATGGTCACTCACCGCTTTGCCTCCTTGCTCTCCTTGGAGCCTTGGACCCACTGGTTGATTTCATCGCTTTTGCCCGATATGAAAAGCTGATCCGTCGCCTCGACGACCGTATCGGCCCGGGGGATGAACTGCTCTCCCTGCCGATCGACGAGAAGGACGACGGCATTGTACTCGTTGCGGAAGTTGAGCTTCGCCAGACTCTTTCCGATCATCTCCGGGCGGGGCGCCGTCTTGCCCACGAGGAGCTCGCTGCCCGGGACCTGCGAGAACTGAGAGAGCCAGGGAAAGACAAAGTGATCGGCGACGCGCATTCCCATATCGCGCTCGGGAAAGATGACGCGATGGGCCCCGACGCGGGCCAGGACCCGTGCGTGAAGGGCCGTCTGGGCACGGGCCATGACATAGGGAACGCCCAGCTCCCGGAGGATGGCCGTGGCCAGGATGGAAGCCTCCGTGTTCTCTCCGATGGCCACGACGGCCACATCGGCCTCGCGAACGCCGACCTTGACGAGGGCCTCCTCGTCCGTGGCGTCCAGTTGGGCCGTCAGATCGACGTCGTCGGCCAGAAGCTCGACGCGGGAACGAACCTTGTCGACGGCGACGACATACTGCCTCAGGGCGACCAGGCGCTCGCAGAGGGCGGCCCCGAACCGTCCCAGGCCGACGACGAGAACCATCTTCTTTTCGGTCATCCGATTTCTCTCCCTCTTTTCTTCGCGACGGCCGTTTTTCCGTCGCCGGGCCTCGATGACCTAGCCGACGGGAACATCCGTGTCCGCATAGGATACCTTACCTCCCCCATGCCCTTCCAGCAGAAGTCCGTAAAGAAAGGTCATCAGCCCCACACGCCCCCAGAACATGAGGAGGACGAGAACCAGCTTCGCTCCCGGTCCGAGGTCCGCCGTCACTCCCAGAGAGAGACCGACCGTCCCCAGGGCCGAAACGGCCTCGAAGAAAAGAGTCAGAAAGGAGTGGGGCTCCATCAGGGCCAGAAGAAAGGAGCTGAGAAAGAGCGTCCCCAGGTAGAGAAAGAAGAGAGATGTCGCCCGCGTCAGCGTCCAGTGGGGAATGCGTCGCCCCCAGAGGACGACCTCGCCTTTGCCCCGAAGGTCCGTCCAGGTCGATGCGAGGAGCAGCCCTACCGTCGTCGTCTTCATCCCCCCGCCCGTCGAAGCCGGAGAGGCCCCGATGAGCATGAGCAGGACCGTCAGGGCCACGCCGGGATCTGAAAAACGGGAGAGGCTGACCGTATCGAAACCGGCCGTCCGCGGCGTCACGCTGTGAAAAAGGGCGTTCCACAACTTCAGCGGCCAGGAGAGAGCCCTGAAGGCCTCCTGCCCCTCCGTAAGGGAAAAAAGGAAGGTGCCCAGGCCGATAAGGACCGTCGTCATGAGCAGGACGAGCCGGCAGTAGGGGGAGAGGCGCCCTCCCCGGCGCAGGCGATGGACCAGCTCGATCAGGACGGGCGACCCCAGGCCGCCGACGACGACGAGAATCATGACGGCCGAGGGGACGGCGAAAGTCGTCGCATAGCCCTCGAGATTGGAGGAAAAAAGAGAAAAGCCGGCGTTGCAGAAGGCCGAGACGCTGTGAAAAAGGGCCAGGTAGAAGGCCCTCATCGGCGTCTCATCGCTCAAGAAACCGATGAAAAGCCAGAGAGTCCCCAAGCCTTCGAACAGGAAGGTCAGCTTCAGAATCTGAAAGAGAAGCCGCACCGCTCCCGCCGGCGTGTCCAGGCCCAGCCCGCCGACGAAAAGAAGGCGTCGGCGAAGATCGATCTTCTGTCCCATGAGAAGGGGAAGGGCCGTCGTCGCCGTCATCACGCCCAGGCCGCCGAGCTGAATCAGGAGAAGGACGACGAGCTGGGAGGGAAGCGTCAGGAAGGTGCCCGTGTCGACGACGGACAATCCCGTGACGCAGACGGCCGACGTGGCCGTGAAAAGGGCATCGATGAAGCCGATGGGACGGACAGGGACATTAAAAAGCCATATAAGGAAGGTTCCTGCGCCGATAAGCGACAGGAACCCCCCCGCGACGGTTCGTTCTATGGGAACGGAACTGTAGGTTCTGGGCTTTATCGTCCCAGCGCCTCCCGCGCCCTCTCGGCGATGTCGGCGAAGACGGTGGCGTCGTTGACGGCCAGGTCGGCCAACATCTTCCTGTTGATGACGATGCCGGCCTTCTTCAGGCCGCTGACGAGCGTGCTGTAGGTCATGCCGTTGAGGCGGGCGGCGGCGTTGATGCGCATGATCCAGAGCTGGCGGAACTGGCGCTTCTTGGCCCGGCGATCGCGAAAGGCGTTGGAAAGGGACTTGAGAAAGGCCTCGCGGGCCCGG
The DNA window shown above is from Aminithiophilus ramosus and carries:
- a CDS encoding TrkH family potassium uptake protein: MKPRTYSSVPIERTVAGGFLSLIGAGTFLIWLFNVPVRPIGFIDALFTATSAVCVTGLSVVDTGTFLTLPSQLVVLLLIQLGGLGVMTATTALPLLMGQKIDLRRRLLFVGGLGLDTPAGAVRLLFQILKLTFLFEGLGTLWLFIGFLSDETPMRAFYLALFHSVSAFCNAGFSLFSSNLEGYATTFAVPSAVMILVVVGGLGSPVLIELVHRLRRGGRLSPYCRLVLLMTTVLIGLGTFLFSLTEGQEAFRALSWPLKLWNALFHSVTPRTAGFDTVSLSRFSDPGVALTVLLMLIGASPASTGGGMKTTTVGLLLASTWTDLRGKGEVVLWGRRIPHWTLTRATSLFFLYLGTLFLSSFLLALMEPHSFLTLFFEAVSALGTVGLSLGVTADLGPGAKLVLVLLMFWGRVGLMTFLYGLLLEGHGGGKVSYADTDVPVG
- a CDS encoding potassium channel family protein; this encodes MTEKKMVLVVGLGRFGAALCERLVALRQYVVAVDKVRSRVELLADDVDLTAQLDATDEEALVKVGVREADVAVVAIGENTEASILATAILRELGVPYVMARAQTALHARVLARVGAHRVIFPERDMGMRVADHFVFPWLSQFSQVPGSELLVGKTAPRPEMIGKSLAKLNFRNEYNAVVLLVDRQGEQFIPRADTVVEATDQLFISGKSDEINQWVQGSKESKEAKR
- the pheT gene encoding phenylalanine--tRNA ligase subunit beta, with product MLLSLRWLRELIDIPIDAELLSERLTFTGTEVESLVRPCGKLKGVVIARVVALDPHPSSANLLLARLDRGAGEALCVTAARNLSVGDLVCYAPPGATLADGTVMGTREFSGLLSQGMALSASELGVAAVETEPGILRLPGEYVIGADAVSSLGLDDEILELSITPNRGDLLSLLGVAREVHALVEGSQLREFEIDLPQDGAHWPVDFGGITLEGEGCTLYGLGFVDDVAIAPSPLDARIRLALLGQRPVSNVVDATNLTMFFLGQPLHAFDFDRLPSPEITVRSARPGETMRTLDGKDRSLDGQDLLITSGGRPVALAGVMGGENSEIFEGTRRVLMETAWFDPIRVSRTSRRLGLNSEAAYRFARVVDPARSLVALGYALSLISRWNAGRPQPSIHLRRRRTEAIGEVELTRDKMRRYLLWDDMKEAERILSRLGFDAERRGEKGTTFYVPSYRPDVNIEEDLIEEVARVRGYTDAVIPARLPGRPRDTGTVGEAFLLWRKLRETAMARGYMESVQYSFVSPESVGRLGLGRHEELLELTNPLSREQSVLRPLLLPSFLEALSGNLRKGWRGELRLFEIGDIFVPAEGRTGCDERRRFGAVLYGGRQGKALYGARGAEDFFSVKADVTALLAACRVVPSFCPDRLPFGHAGQTATLRVDGRPVGYLTRLKPLLEKELDLGAPLYAFEFDLQSLVGDKRPRFASETPFPALLRDISLLAPRSVTAAFLGDFIRSHGGAMLEGVELFDVYEGPSLPEGMRSLAFSLVYRHPERTLVDSEIEGDHRALRESLEAAGYRLR
- the pheS gene encoding phenylalanine--tRNA ligase subunit alpha; this translates as MSDHHRQVDAMRMAFQGALAEAEGSERLEALRVRFLGKKGELTAALKSLGRLPSEERPSAGAAWNVLRVEIETALDEALAARRGVEAEDEERRHGVDVTQPGCGRPYGAFHPVVQVLHDVVDIFVGLGFSVASGPEVEDDFHNFEALNIPPHHPARDMQDTFYLRQEGLLLRTHTSPVQVRSMLSQGAPLRVVCPGRVYRRDSDPTHSPMFHQLEGLLVEEDVSVADIKGCLEVFINRVFGRPLRARYRSSFFPFTEPSMEMDVECVACSGANPRCRICKGTGWLEVMGLGMVHPNVLRSGRIDPEKYNGFAWGMGLDRIAMLKYGLDDLRVLFQGDAAFLASGGVL
- a CDS encoding endonuclease MutS2, whose translation is MRLSDSARSLLELDKILDLFASRCRSDLGLLALLRLEPASEGSRLRARHELFRDYLRFRDRFGELPWSDDLRTVTELLVEAKTSSHLTGEELLRIRTLLSVASRIRLRLSEEKEDFPFLWRFSRKIREFDEELKALSVIADDGKLYDSASPKLSKIRKSLEQVRNRLRRDGQKLLNDPSIQSMLQDRLLSLRNGRFVVLVKQEHVGVFPGIVVDRSVSGNTLYMEPNGLVPLNNSLALLLQEEREEEHRLFREITEAMLRREGALADAEAALAWCDLAYGAGEMMDRRRWTLPEVTDKALFDLRKVVHPLLGEKAVAIDIQCGRRFRQLVVTGPNTGGKTVALKTVGVALSLAWYGLPVPAAEGTVVGEIGAILIDIGDEQSIEQNLSTFSAHMRNIISILGEAEETSLVLLDELGAGTDPQEGAALGISILEELLERRSLVLATTHHNPIKRFALTAGGVETASVEFDPFTLSPTYRLLMGIPGRSNALLIASRLGLPPGVVERAKAALSEEGSAMDELIGRLQAKQSYLDRLEAEMTREKEATDRLGKTLEEELACLEQRREGLIEEADRKAASILDDAERTARSLLKELQGAAASAAHRQMTSHKRGVDGLRDEAERRSLLRKKRLAGPPGERPLAVGDEVAVAGSAIKGAVAEIRGKKAVVQAGSLRVDVPLEQLRLTARKEAAPVETVKINVSRPQGVPSSVMVRGMTVDEALPILERYLDQAYRAGYSEVTLIHGRGTGVLRQVVQDLCKETPYVEEYRLGGPGEGGYGVTVVRFRRK
- a CDS encoding CvpA family protein yields the protein MSFGAVIDMTFLFITVSLALRGLFRGLSGEVLSLAGTLGGLYLAFARADVVAGFVRSHFDITENVAYGVGLVAVFVAVNLAAALLCRLVGAFLKATHLSLLDRLLGLGAGALKGIAILLVVYGGLLMAGPLVPPQWSEGSRSLSFAAQIWPRLIPYLHENGLAFDSIPVPAAPASPDATF
- the rplT gene encoding 50S ribosomal protein L20 encodes the protein MPRVKNGSQSNAKRKKLFSITKGYWGRKKNVYRRAREAFLKSLSNAFRDRRAKKRQFRQLWIMRINAAARLNGMTYSTLVSGLKKAGIVINRKMLADLAVNDATVFADIAERAREALGR